A stretch of Halichondria panicea chromosome 1, odHalPani1.1, whole genome shotgun sequence DNA encodes these proteins:
- the LOC135335399 gene encoding probable serine/threonine-protein kinase DDB_G0271538 encodes MSLSIPHSAELEKMSDYLTIADLKRLYLVTFDARIKWRNILLILDVPSATIDSIGKEWSNIPDDCNREGLKEWLNAEGEKSWKDMVEALSSPIVGEFHIAKTIEKDHLQSTSEDDQNRQLINDNLIVFLDELLGKGAFGAVFKGSYKGEMCAVKVLLHDAVEMQASISIGKNEEASNAIDRESDFLKSFQHPNVVQFLSTATHPKSGSTILIVELMDCNLRSYFSGLGEESLTSECEISLSKDMACGLAFIHSKQIIHRDLCGDNVLLKLTQPMPIAKISDFGMSRLYDPSKLSQTLTAVGHCRGYLPLEAIRLDEENYDNSVDVFSLGAIMVQIVRKLKTVKSVEDRSFHVARIPRTHRLRKLIDSCLQEDMRRRPSARDICESIYILAVTANTIHSTKKSNSSLLMLVRFLDDDLTRCSDTLEATKRESKDTQPVKKVRTCSV; translated from the exons ATGTCTCTATCCATCCCACACTCTGCAGAGCtagagaagatgtctgactatctcacaatagcagatctaaagAGATTGTACCTTgtcacgtttgatgctcgaatcaaGTGGCGAAACATCTTGCTTATTCTTGATGTACCCTCAGCTACAATTGACAGCATTGGGAAAGAATGGAGCAACATTCCTGATGACTGCaatcgtgagggtttgaaagaatggctTAATGCAGAAGGAGAGAAAAGCTGGAAAGATATGGTGGAGGCTTTGTCTAGTCCCATCGTGGGTGAATTTCACATAGCCAAGaccatcgagaaagatcatTTACAGTCTACTTCAGAGG ATGACCAAAATCGCCAGTTGATCAACGACAATTTGATCGTTTTCCTAGACGAGCTTCTtggtaaaggtgcatttggagcagtcttcaaaggcagctacaagGGCGAGATGTGTGCCGTCAAAGTTCTGCTTCACGATGCTGTGGAGATGCAGGCAAGTATTTCAATCGGCAAAAACGAAGAAGCTAGCAATGCAATTGATCGTGAGAGtgattttctcaagtcgttccagcacccaaacgttgttcaGTTTCTGTCGACTGCCACGCACCCCAAATCAGGTAGTACAATCCTcattgttgagctgatggattgcaatctgagatcctatttctctGGCCTTGGtgaagagtccctcactagcgaatgtgaaattagtctctccaaagacatggcttgtggtctggccttCATTCATagcaagcagattatccaccgtgacctctgtggcgataacgtcttgctgaagctTACACAACCAATGCCTATCGCAAAAATTTCCGACTTTGGTATGTCACGATtatacgatccctccaagcttagccaAACCCTCACAGCTGTTGGTCACTGTAGagggtatctacctctcgaggctattcgattggaTGAGGAGAATTACGATAATAGCGTGGATGTTTTTTCCCTTGGGGCGATTATGGTACAGATTGTTCGCAAGCTAAAGACAGTCAAATCTGTGGAagatcgatcattccatgttgcccGGATCCCtcgcacacacaggttgaggaagcttatcgacagttgcttgcaagaagacatgaggaggagaccatctgccagggacatctgtgagtcaatTTACATTTTAGCTGTTACAGCTAACACTATACACTCTACGAAAAAATCAAATTCGTCTTTATTAATGTTGGTTCGATTTTTAGATGATGACCTGACTAGATGCTCAGACAcattggaggcaacaaagagagagtccaaggacactcaaccagtcaagaaggtgcgtacatgtagtgtgtga
- the LOC135352102 gene encoding uncharacterized protein LOC135352102 isoform X2, with protein MAVLPVGHVFVNDFVIVSHPHFGSICVKVHRFYCKGSELHIQAHILLTLDQLKIAFTSVVYLYPEPGALVILESSDFKVTNILTIVSPPSSLLRYMLDLNTLEQLGMKVSVLDMSRPVAEDIKTLQEGITVFDAFLKTEVIVRAPVICLIADNPRAAEVINHRGGSSKKYCRKCMVDREVDPVDVSTLRTKDVSLSQMRTIQSARTESEKESLRTSFGLRERENPMLSLNVDLYQSTPVECLHTILLGPVKYLLKRFIAGLKKEQKAEVLAIVQQFNYSGFDVRLYGNIIKHHCSFVGRDYKAWAQMAAFIVTPYVTTNERKLWLALLKVFRLAYCVPFNPNCSEESRQVCKGFVDLVKEYNPQMLKKMKVHLLLHLVDDLCDFGPTAAFNTERCEAFNSLMREQKIFSNRRAPSRDIAVSFSTLEALRFVCSSGYYQSETNEDFQQCGAGLTNLYNQHAVQTVLNGVSSKSLNLGKAIYQSGALRKKQGSTKKLKDVALSFNGANQMYGEVSREYDIHSSPSFLNLDVLVQT; from the exons ATGGCTGTTTTGCCTGTGGGTCACGTGTTTGTCAACGACTTTGTTATAGTCTCACATCCACACTTTGGAAGTATATGTGTGAAGGTTCACAGATTTTACTGCAag ggTTCTGAGTTGCATATCCAAGCACATATATTGCTTACACTGGACCAATTAAAAATAGCATTCACATCAGTTGTCTACCTGTATCCTGAGCCGGGTGCTTTGGTTATACTTGAATCTTCTGACTTCAAGGTTACGAACATTCTAACTATTGTTTCACCACCTAGCTCCCTACTTCGATATATGTTGGATTTAAACACTCTCGAACAACTTGGaatgaag GTTTCTGTGTTGGATATGTCACGACCTGTTGCTGAGGATATCAAAACACTCCAAGAGGGAATAACTGTCTTTGATGCATTTCTCAAAACTGAGGTTATTGTGAGGGCACCTGTGATTTGCTTGATTGCTGATAATCCTCGCGCAGCAGAAGTCATTAATCATCGAGGTGGAAGTAGCAAGAAGTACTGCAGAAAGTGCATg gttgACAGAGAAGTTGATCCTGTTGATGTGAGCACTCTACGTACGAAAGATGTATCACTTAGCCAAATGAGAACTATACAGTCTGCACGGACAGAGTCAGAGAAGGAGAGTCTTCGAACTAGCTTTGGACTTCGTGAACGAGAAAATCCCATGCTGTCATTGAACGTTGATTTATATCA ATCGACACCTGTTGAATGTCTCCATACGATTTTGCTCGGCCCGGTCAAGTACTTACTGAAACGCTTCATTGCTGGATTAAAAAAGGAACAAAAAGCAGAAGTTCTGGCTATTGTTCAACAATTTAATTATTCTGGCTTTGACGTTCGACTGTATGGAAACATAATCAAACACCATTGTTCATTTGTTGGGAGGGATTACAAAGCCTGGGCACAG ATGGCTGCTTTTATTGTGACCCCATATGTGACTACCAATGAAAGAAAATTATGGTTGGCACTTTTAAAA GTGTTCAGACTGGCATATTGTGTTCCATTTAATCCAAATTGTTCTGAGGAAAGCAGACAAGTATGTAAGGGGTTTGTAGACCTGGTGAAGGAATACAACCCACAAATGCTTAAAAAAATGAAAGTGCACCTACTGCTCCACCTTGTGGATGACCTCTGTGACTTCGGTCCCACTGCTGCTTTCAACACTGAAAG GTGTGAAGCCTTTAATTCATTGATGAGGGAGCAGAAAATTTTTTCAAACAGACGAGCCCCAAGTCGTGATATTGCTGTTTCGTTTTCAACGTTAGAAGCATTGAGATTTGTCTGCTCAAGTGGCTATTACCAGAGTGAGACAAATGAGGATTTTCAACA GTGTGGTGCTGGATTGACTAATCTTTACAACCAGCATGCAGTACAAACTGTTTTGAATGGTGTCTCGTCAAAATCACTAAATCTTGGCAAGGCTATATATCAGTCTGGAGCACTGAGAAAG AAACAAGGCTCAACCAAGAAATTGAAAGATGTTGCCTTGTCTTTCAATGGCGCCAATCAGATGTATGGTGAAGTCTCAAGAGAATATGATATACATTCATCACCGTCTTTCTTGAATTTGGATGTTTTGgtgcaaacataa
- the LOC135352102 gene encoding uncharacterized protein LOC135352102 isoform X1, with amino-acid sequence MAVLPVGHVFVNDFVIVSHPHFGSICVKVHRFYCKGSELHIQAHILLTLDQLKIAFTSVVYLYPEPGALVILESSDFKVTNILTIVSPPSSLLRYMLDLNTLEQLGMKEFEDFIQPHPLKYSGLGKPVVTAPIILYSDDTSGNKSKKWNCFNSWCFLVAGLPRSENSQLRNIHFITCSNKVSVLDMSRPVAEDIKTLQEGITVFDAFLKTEVIVRAPVICLIADNPRAAEVINHRGGSSKKYCRKCMVDREVDPVDVSTLRTKDVSLSQMRTIQSARTESEKESLRTSFGLRERENPMLSLNVDLYQSTPVECLHTILLGPVKYLLKRFIAGLKKEQKAEVLAIVQQFNYSGFDVRLYGNIIKHHCSFVGRDYKAWAQMAAFIVTPYVTTNERKLWLALLKVFRLAYCVPFNPNCSEESRQVCKGFVDLVKEYNPQMLKKMKVHLLLHLVDDLCDFGPTAAFNTERCEAFNSLMREQKIFSNRRAPSRDIAVSFSTLEALRFVCSSGYYQSETNEDFQQCGAGLTNLYNQHAVQTVLNGVSSKSLNLGKAIYQSGALRKKQGSTKKLKDVALSFNGANQMYGEVSREYDIHSSPSFLNLDVLVQT; translated from the exons ATGGCTGTTTTGCCTGTGGGTCACGTGTTTGTCAACGACTTTGTTATAGTCTCACATCCACACTTTGGAAGTATATGTGTGAAGGTTCACAGATTTTACTGCAag ggTTCTGAGTTGCATATCCAAGCACATATATTGCTTACACTGGACCAATTAAAAATAGCATTCACATCAGTTGTCTACCTGTATCCTGAGCCGGGTGCTTTGGTTATACTTGAATCTTCTGACTTCAAGGTTACGAACATTCTAACTATTGTTTCACCACCTAGCTCCCTACTTCGATATATGTTGGATTTAAACACTCTCGAACAACTTGGaatgaag GAATTTGAGGATTTCATTCAACCTCATCCACTTAAGTATTCAGGATTAGGAAAGCCTGTTGTCACTGCACCAATTATTCTTTACTCTGACGATACAAGTGGAAATAAGAGTAAAAAGTGGAACTGTTTTAACAGTTGGTGTTTCCTTGTGGCAGGACTTCCGCGTAGTGAAAATTCTCAATTACGTAACATACACTTTATTACTTGTTCCAACAAGGTTTCTGTGTTGGATATGTCACGACCTGTTGCTGAGGATATCAAAACACTCCAAGAGGGAATAACTGTCTTTGATGCATTTCTCAAAACTGAGGTTATTGTGAGGGCACCTGTGATTTGCTTGATTGCTGATAATCCTCGCGCAGCAGAAGTCATTAATCATCGAGGTGGAAGTAGCAAGAAGTACTGCAGAAAGTGCATg gttgACAGAGAAGTTGATCCTGTTGATGTGAGCACTCTACGTACGAAAGATGTATCACTTAGCCAAATGAGAACTATACAGTCTGCACGGACAGAGTCAGAGAAGGAGAGTCTTCGAACTAGCTTTGGACTTCGTGAACGAGAAAATCCCATGCTGTCATTGAACGTTGATTTATATCA ATCGACACCTGTTGAATGTCTCCATACGATTTTGCTCGGCCCGGTCAAGTACTTACTGAAACGCTTCATTGCTGGATTAAAAAAGGAACAAAAAGCAGAAGTTCTGGCTATTGTTCAACAATTTAATTATTCTGGCTTTGACGTTCGACTGTATGGAAACATAATCAAACACCATTGTTCATTTGTTGGGAGGGATTACAAAGCCTGGGCACAG ATGGCTGCTTTTATTGTGACCCCATATGTGACTACCAATGAAAGAAAATTATGGTTGGCACTTTTAAAA GTGTTCAGACTGGCATATTGTGTTCCATTTAATCCAAATTGTTCTGAGGAAAGCAGACAAGTATGTAAGGGGTTTGTAGACCTGGTGAAGGAATACAACCCACAAATGCTTAAAAAAATGAAAGTGCACCTACTGCTCCACCTTGTGGATGACCTCTGTGACTTCGGTCCCACTGCTGCTTTCAACACTGAAAG GTGTGAAGCCTTTAATTCATTGATGAGGGAGCAGAAAATTTTTTCAAACAGACGAGCCCCAAGTCGTGATATTGCTGTTTCGTTTTCAACGTTAGAAGCATTGAGATTTGTCTGCTCAAGTGGCTATTACCAGAGTGAGACAAATGAGGATTTTCAACA GTGTGGTGCTGGATTGACTAATCTTTACAACCAGCATGCAGTACAAACTGTTTTGAATGGTGTCTCGTCAAAATCACTAAATCTTGGCAAGGCTATATATCAGTCTGGAGCACTGAGAAAG AAACAAGGCTCAACCAAGAAATTGAAAGATGTTGCCTTGTCTTTCAATGGCGCCAATCAGATGTATGGTGAAGTCTCAAGAGAATATGATATACATTCATCACCGTCTTTCTTGAATTTGGATGTTTTGgtgcaaacataa
- the LOC135352123 gene encoding kelch domain-containing protein 8A-like — MGGAVRSVVISDTVYVGGGYGNISLDDNCDECTVMKLKQDQWTKLPEYTAKWFSMTSLTNRLVLVGGQDPGTSEETNQLAVFQAGKWTRPYPPMNIARFSSTAVSFNNHIIVAGGGIKGQFSSSVEVLDVASRRWYIAQSLPSPRSVLKSTLIGNTLYLMGGLDHTGETKSVLHVNLDELIANALSGATKSDNLNLKELVAIALSNRDPPILWQTLQEVPLVFSAPLSIGRSLLAVGGRDDRRNPSSSIYLYQPDTRRWVKVGDLPTARYGCTCSVLPSGEVIVAGGQTELYSDRIQIVDFFSISD, encoded by the coding sequence ATGGGTGGCGCGGTACGGAGTGTTGTTATcagtgacacggtgtatgttggtggagggtaCGGAAATATTAGTCTTGATGACAATTGTGACgagtgtacagtgatgaagctcaagcaagatcaatggaccaaactaccagagtacactgccaagtggttctctatgacatcactcactaatcgactagtgctggtgggaggacagGATCCGGGAACCAGTGAAGAAACCAATCAACTTGCAGTGTTTCAAGCAGGAAAATGGACTCGCCCGTatccaccaatgaacattgctcgtttttcctcaacagctgtctccttcaacaaccacattattgtagctggtgggggTATTAAAGGACAGTtctcctcctctgtggaggtgttggacgtggcatcaagaagatggtacattgctcagtcactacctagcCCACGATCAGtactgaaatcgactctcataggaaacaccctctacctaatgggagggttgGATCACACTGGGGAAACCAAGTCGGTGCTCCACGTCAACCTCGATGAACTTATTGCCAATGCCCTTTCTGGGGCAACCAAATCGGACAACTTGAACCTCAAGGAACTCGTTGCAATTGCCCTTTCCAACCGGGACCCACCCattctctggcagaccttacaggaagtaccactcgtgttctcagctcctctcagtattgggaggtcactcttagccgttggtggacgggACGACAGACgcaacccaagttcatcgatctacctctaccagcctgacaccaggaggtgggtgaaagtgggagatctgcctactgcacgatacggctgcacatgctcagtacttcctagtggagaggtcattgtagccggaggacagacagAACTATATTCTGATCGTATTCAAATTGTGGATTTCTTTTCTATAAGTGATTAG